One Phoenix dactylifera cultivar Barhee BC4 chromosome 8, palm_55x_up_171113_PBpolish2nd_filt_p, whole genome shotgun sequence genomic window carries:
- the LOC103702592 gene encoding uncharacterized protein LOC103702592, whose amino-acid sequence MAPPSLRSPLVSLKSSVLRLGVRTGLSPFSSPPWFLLLLLLLTCISPSCSSSPGGISYASHCNSTVPEATPAGLLGDSSTSFQIPNGYYSGGGRLLGSFPESFGFRAKSLHQTQTPGVLQVDGTLVFNGRRGVDYYPNGTDSRYIRHRNSTARREAIFQLSGFWSESAGKLCMVGRGFLRRKRVGTSMDLSAVLKLNYPDSSNISTSMANGTVESLDEAQSPNHFDPISILAYAQKNYEYTMISQANESCSHIKFEEELVGFNPGTVCSNLQPFLDRPFILDTGSSCSSGNCDPFGKGPRIFPGFMFFKPIQCSDGGRMHFQIGFSNDTMAANDRILVPDKSLVGEGFWDQSENRLCLMACRILDAKGSSLANASVGDCTIGLSLGFPAFWSISIRSTTIGRIWSGKNKNDAGYFSMVSFRSLQDGVDPIPGLKYEYTKLVAVKKYCVENNVTKLGKWRYPNGRYFDDMRFSLSLRDVNGNDAWGQATPVFIGETYHGNDDSVMTNSGMNHTLWNVSYELSYTFWNASSVVDEPTVTTAEGIYNAETGMLCMVGCRYPISSVARKQANGAASDSMDCEILINLQLPPLDPRAGEHFNGTIRSLREKSDPLFFDPLQVSSSSIYRIQTAEISWRMDIEIIMVLISLTLSCFFIRMQIYHVKKHPDVLPSISILMLVILALGYMVPLFLNFEAFFEHHNRYSILLWRGGWLEVIVRVMTMVAFLLECRLLQLAWSSRSAEDGKKGLSVPERTALMLCLPLYFAGGLIACFVHVSSRRHSYAISYHRHSLWEDLISYSGNLISYAGLVLDGFLLPQVILNIFGNSKDKALTPFFYVGTTAVRALPHLYDAYRAHHFFPQLVSSYIYASPDEDFYSSAWDIIIPCGGLLFAMLIYLQQRYGGGCILPARFRRPGHMYEMVSMVSL is encoded by the coding sequence ATGGCCCCTCCCTCTCTTCGTTCTCCCCTTGTTTCATTGAAGAGTTCCGTGCTTCGGCTTGGGGTTAGAACTGGGTTATctcccttctcctctcctccatggttcctcctcctcctcctcctcctcacttgcatctccccttcttgctccTCCTCTCCCGGTGGAATTTCCTACGCCAGCCACTGCAACTCCACCGTCCCGGAAGCCACCCCCGCTGGCCTCTTGGGCGattcctccacctccttccAGATCCCCAATGGCTACTACTCTGgtggcggccgcctcctcggctccTTCCCTGAATCTTTTGGCTTCCGTGCCAAAAGCCTCCACCAGACCCAGACCCCTGGCGTTCTTCAGGTCGATGGGACCCTGGTCTTCAACGGAAGACGAGGAGTCGACTACTATCCGAATGGGACAGATAGCCGCTATATCCGCCATAGGAACTCAACCGCGAGGAGAGAGGCTATCTTTCAACTCTCTGGCTTCTGGTCCGAATCCGCCGGCAAGCTTTGCATGGTAGGGCGTGGGTTTCTCCGGCGCAAACGAGTAGGTACCTCTATGGATCTCTCTGCTGTTTTGAAGCTCAATTACCCTGACAGTTCCAATATCTCCACTAGCATGGCAAATGGCACTGTCGAGAGCTTGGATGAAGCCCAGAGCCCGAATCACTTTGATCCCATTTCAATTTTGGCCTACGCTCAGAAAAATTACGAGTACACGATGATTTCCCAAGCGAATGAGTCGTGTTCTCATATTAAATTTGAGGAAGAGCTGGTAGGATTCAATCCTGGTACGGTCTGTTCCAATCTCCAGCCCTTCTTGGATAGGCCCTTTATATTGGACACCGGGAGCAGCTGTTCTTCCGGGAACTGTGACCCTTTCGGTAAGGGTCCCAGGATTTTCCCAGGTTTCATGTTTTTCAAGCCGATCCAGTGTTCGGACGGTGGAAGGATGCACTTTCAAATAGGTTTCTCCAATGACACTATGGCTGCAAATGATAGAATCTTGGTGCCTGACAAGTCCTTAGTTGGAGAGGGGTTTTGGGATCAAAGTGAAAACCGTCTCTGCCTCATGGCTTGCCGAATACTAGACGCTAAAGGGAGTTCTTTGGCCAATGCCTCTGTTGGTGATTGCACCATTGGGCTTAGCCTGGGGTTCCCTGCATTTTGGTCAATCTCAATTCGGAGCACCACCATCGGACGTATCTGGAGTGGAAAGAACAAGAATGATGCTGGCTACTTCAGCATGGTTTCGTTCCGAAGTTTGCAAGACGGTGTTGATCCAATTCCTGGTTTGAAGTATGAGTACACCAAATTGGTTGCTGTCAAGAAATATTGTGTAGAGAACAATGTTACAAAGCTGGGGAAGTGGAGATATCCCAATGGTAGATACTTTGATGACATGaggttttctctctctctcagagaTGTGAATGGTAATGATGCATGGGGACAAGCAACTCCGGTATTCATTGGTGAGACGTATCATGGGAATGATGACTCTGTCATGACAAATTCAGGGATGAACCACACCCTCTGGAATGTAAGTTATGAGTTAAGCTATACATTCTGGAATGCCTCTTCTGTTGTGGATGAACCAACTGTGACTACGGCAGAAGGTATATATAATGCTGAAACCGGAATGCTTTGCATGGTTGGCTGTCGATATCCAATTTCTTCAGTTGCTAGAAAACAAGCAAATGGTGCGGCCTCTGATTCCATGGACTGTGAAATCCTCATCAACCTCCAGCTCCCCCCTCTAGATCCACGGGCTGGAGAGCATTTTAATGGCACAATTAGGAGCCTGAGGGAGAAATCAGACCCACTTTTCTTTGATCCTTTACAAGTCTCATCCTCTAGTATATATAGAATCCAAACAGCTGAAATAAGCTGGAGGATGGACATAGAAATCATTATGGTTCTGATCTCTCTCACACTTTCATGTTTTTTTATCAGAATGCAGATCTACCACGTCAAGAAGCATCCAGATGTTCTTCCTTCCATCTCCATCCTAATGCTTGTTATTCTTGCTCTTGGCTACATGGTCCCTttattcttgaactttgaggCATTCTTTGAGCATCATAACCGATATAGCATTCTGCTATGGAGGGGTGGATGGCTTGAGGTTATCGTGAGGGTCATGACAATGGTTGCTTTCTTGTTAGAATGTCGTTTGCTTCAACTGGCATGGTCTTCTAGATCAGCAGAGGATGGCAAGAAGGGACTATCAGTCCCCGAGAGGACAGCTCTCATGTTGTGTTTGCCTTTATATTTTGCCGGGGGACTAATTGCTTGCTTTGTTCATGTAAGTTCTCGCAGGCATAGTTATGCTATTTCATACCACCGTCATTCCCTGTGGGAGGATCTGATATCTTATTCTGGGAATCTGATATCTTATGCTGGTCTGGTACTTGATGGCTTCTTGCTTCCTCAAGTAATTCTTAATATATTTGGGAACTCCAAAGACAAGGCTCTCACTCCTTTCTTTTATGTCGGTACTACTGCTGTTCGTGCATTGCCTCATCTGTACGACGCCTATAGAGCTCACCATTTCTTTCCCCAACTCGTTTCATCATacatctatgctagtcctgatGAGGATTTCTACTCCTCCGCATGGGATATCATCATTCCTTGTGGAGGTCTCCTCTTTGCAATGCTTATATACTTGCAGCAGCGGTATGGTGGTGGTTGCATCCTTCCTGCAAGATTTAGAAGGCCTGGTCATATGTATGAGATGGTTTCTATGGTTAGTCTCTAG
- the LOC103702531 gene encoding putative ubiquitin-conjugating enzyme E2 38 isoform X1, with product MDADYSTNGDSKHHHFGGSASYQDHDVSSSSGWNSAQQKRKRCPVVPHEVIQIDGDDNTDSVVIIQESSSDYKNKQTVEYDMDRQKEVKGVYSNELIGSSSNSSNLGVQNDILMHTVACPELSLEDFPYMDEEEEYDYDEDDEDYEYDAELIDNDCNYSLVAKFDDLDLPPGVEASVPWLQKSEPERPIDFKLRTQIEDEIDSKFKSFKQFDTVGDYSDHYYANSSALNKPSKDWTKRIQHEWKVLEKDLPETIFVRVYEGRMDLLRAVIIGPAGTPYHDGLFFFDIQFPSTYPQSPPAVHYLSGGLRLNPNLYACGKVCLSLLNTWSGSGCEKWNPSNSTMLQVLVSIQALVLNSKPYFNEPGYSRTANTPQGERNSLAYNEEIFLLSCKTMLYSLRRPLKHFEDFVAGHFCKQGRVILVACRAYMGGAQVGSVINDEVQDVDEDDKTPITRFKVTLKKLFEELLMEFTVKGADCDEFLAQKVNAGAVDVAKDCDTTLRL from the exons GTTGTTCCTCATGAGGTCATTCAAATTGATGGGGATGATAATACAGATTCAGTTGTGATCATCCAAGAAAGTAGTTCAGACTATAAGAATAAGCAAACTGTGGAATATGATATGGATAGGCAAAAGGAAGTAAAG GGTGTTTATTCCAATGAACTTATAGGTTCTAGTTCAAATAGTTCAAACCTTGGTGTGCAAAATGACATTCTCATGCATACTGTGGCATGCCCCGAGCTCAGCCTAGAAGATTTTCCCTACatggatgaagaggaggaatatgactatgatgaagatgatgaagaCTATGAATATGATGCTGAGTTGATTGATAATGATTGTAACTATAGTTTGGTTGCTAAGTTTGATGATTTGGATCTACCTCCAGGGGTGGAGGCTTCGGTACCATGGTTGCAAAAGTCCGAACCCGAAAGGCCAATTGATTTCAAGCTGAGGACACAGATTGAAGATGAAATTGACAGCAAATTTAAATCATTCAAGCAGTTCGATACTGTTGGGGATTACTCAGACCATTATTATGCCAATTCATCTGCATTGAATAAG ccatcaaaagattgGACAAAGAGGATTCAGCATGAGTGGAAGGTCCTGGAGAAGGATTTACCAG AGACGATATTTGTAAGAGTCTATGAAGGTAGGATGGATCTGCTGAGGGCTGTTATAATAGGACCAGCGGGAACTCCTTATCATGATGGCCTCTTCTTTTTTGACATTCAGTTTCCTTCTACCTATCCACAATCACCCCCG GCTGTACACTATCTTTCTGGTGGACTCCGACTTAATCCAAACCTGTATGCCTGTGGGAAGGTCTGCCTTAGCCTTTTGAACACCTGGTCTGGCAGCGGTTGTGAAAAGTGGAACCCGTCAAACTCGACCATGCTGCAGGTCTTGGTCTCAATTCAAGCTCTGGTTCTGAATTCAAAGCCATACTTCAATGAACCAGGATACTCTAGGACTGCTAACACGCCCCAGGGGGAGAGGAATTCCTTGGCATACAATGAGGAAATCTTCTTGCTGTCCTGCAAGACAATGTTGTACTCTCTGCGGAGGCCTTTAAAG CATTTCGAGGACTTTGTTGCAGGACATTTCTGCAAGCAGGGACGTGTTATCCTTGTCGCATGCAGAGCTTACATGGGCGGTGCTCAAGTTGGGTCTGTCATTAATGACGAGGTGCAAGATGTTGATGAGGATGATAAGACTCCGATAACAAGATTCAAAGTCACACTGAAGAAACTCTTTGAGGAACTTTTGATGGAGTTCACTGTCAAAGGAGCTGattgtgatgaatttcttgCTCAGAAAGTCAATGCTGGAGCAGTTGATGTCGCTAAAGACTGTGATACTACACTGAGGCTCTGA
- the LOC103702531 gene encoding putative ubiquitin-conjugating enzyme E2 38 isoform X2, whose amino-acid sequence MDRQKEVKGVYSNELIGSSSNSSNLGVQNDILMHTVACPELSLEDFPYMDEEEEYDYDEDDEDYEYDAELIDNDCNYSLVAKFDDLDLPPGVEASVPWLQKSEPERPIDFKLRTQIEDEIDSKFKSFKQFDTVGDYSDHYYANSSALNKPSKDWTKRIQHEWKVLEKDLPETIFVRVYEGRMDLLRAVIIGPAGTPYHDGLFFFDIQFPSTYPQSPPAVHYLSGGLRLNPNLYACGKVCLSLLNTWSGSGCEKWNPSNSTMLQVLVSIQALVLNSKPYFNEPGYSRTANTPQGERNSLAYNEEIFLLSCKTMLYSLRRPLKHFEDFVAGHFCKQGRVILVACRAYMGGAQVGSVINDEVQDVDEDDKTPITRFKVTLKKLFEELLMEFTVKGADCDEFLAQKVNAGAVDVAKDCDTTLRL is encoded by the exons ATGGATAGGCAAAAGGAAGTAAAG GGTGTTTATTCCAATGAACTTATAGGTTCTAGTTCAAATAGTTCAAACCTTGGTGTGCAAAATGACATTCTCATGCATACTGTGGCATGCCCCGAGCTCAGCCTAGAAGATTTTCCCTACatggatgaagaggaggaatatgactatgatgaagatgatgaagaCTATGAATATGATGCTGAGTTGATTGATAATGATTGTAACTATAGTTTGGTTGCTAAGTTTGATGATTTGGATCTACCTCCAGGGGTGGAGGCTTCGGTACCATGGTTGCAAAAGTCCGAACCCGAAAGGCCAATTGATTTCAAGCTGAGGACACAGATTGAAGATGAAATTGACAGCAAATTTAAATCATTCAAGCAGTTCGATACTGTTGGGGATTACTCAGACCATTATTATGCCAATTCATCTGCATTGAATAAG ccatcaaaagattgGACAAAGAGGATTCAGCATGAGTGGAAGGTCCTGGAGAAGGATTTACCAG AGACGATATTTGTAAGAGTCTATGAAGGTAGGATGGATCTGCTGAGGGCTGTTATAATAGGACCAGCGGGAACTCCTTATCATGATGGCCTCTTCTTTTTTGACATTCAGTTTCCTTCTACCTATCCACAATCACCCCCG GCTGTACACTATCTTTCTGGTGGACTCCGACTTAATCCAAACCTGTATGCCTGTGGGAAGGTCTGCCTTAGCCTTTTGAACACCTGGTCTGGCAGCGGTTGTGAAAAGTGGAACCCGTCAAACTCGACCATGCTGCAGGTCTTGGTCTCAATTCAAGCTCTGGTTCTGAATTCAAAGCCATACTTCAATGAACCAGGATACTCTAGGACTGCTAACACGCCCCAGGGGGAGAGGAATTCCTTGGCATACAATGAGGAAATCTTCTTGCTGTCCTGCAAGACAATGTTGTACTCTCTGCGGAGGCCTTTAAAG CATTTCGAGGACTTTGTTGCAGGACATTTCTGCAAGCAGGGACGTGTTATCCTTGTCGCATGCAGAGCTTACATGGGCGGTGCTCAAGTTGGGTCTGTCATTAATGACGAGGTGCAAGATGTTGATGAGGATGATAAGACTCCGATAACAAGATTCAAAGTCACACTGAAGAAACTCTTTGAGGAACTTTTGATGGAGTTCACTGTCAAAGGAGCTGattgtgatgaatttcttgCTCAGAAAGTCAATGCTGGAGCAGTTGATGTCGCTAAAGACTGTGATACTACACTGAGGCTCTGA